ggagggtgaagagacgagagggagggagggtgacgagagggagggagggtgacgagagggagggagggagacgagaggggagggagggagacgagagggagggagggagacgagagggagggagggagggagacgtggcgagagggagggtgggtggcgagagggagggagggagacgagagggagggtgggtggcgagagggagggagggagacgagagggagggagggagggagacgagagggagggagggagggagggagacgagagggagggagggtgacgagagggagggagggtgacgagagggagggagggtgacgagagggagggagggtgacgagagggagggagggagacgagagggagggagggagacgagagggagggagggagacgagagggagggagggagggagacgtggcgagagggagggtgggtggcgagagggagggagggagacgagagggagggagggtggcgggagggagggagggagaggagagggagggagggagggagacgagagggagggagggagggagggagacgagagggagggagggagacgagagggagggagacgagagggagggagggagggagacgagagagagggagacgatagggagagagggagggagggagggcgcgagggagggagggagacgatagggagggagggagggagggagggagggagggagacgagagggagggagggagacgagagggagggagggagacgagagggagggagagagacgtggcgagagggaggagatgatagggagggagggagggagggagggagacgagagggagggagagagacgtggcgagagggagggagatgatagggagggagggagggagacgtgGCGAGTATAATTATGAAGTATTTAGTAATGACCTACATGCATATCCTTTCAcaacacagtgataacacattgagGTACTGTTCAAGTAGCTACTCACAATGTCGTCCTCGTAGTCGACGTCTGGCTCGGAAGGCGGCGTGCTGTACTGTTTCCTCTCCAGCCTCATCTGCAGCTGGCGCACCTGGCTTCTCAGCACCTCCACTTCCTGTTTATACCCCGCCTCCATCTGCCTGAGGCGCTGCTGCACGGCGTCCACAGGTACCGGCAGACCATCATCATCCAGGTAGGCCGGGTGGGGCTGGGGGGAGGCTGAGGAGCAAGGGGAGGTTGGGAGGAGTTGGCAGGTTGAAAAGGTTGGGGGTGAGCTGGTGGTGGTTGGGCCCATGATGGCAGCGTAGCCCGAGCTGCTTCTGACTGCAGAGAGCCAGCTGGACCCTGACTTGACAGGGCTGGAGCCGACTGGGGCTGGAGCCGAGGAGCGAACCTCCCTCTCCCTTCGGCCGTACTGCCAACCCCCGTTAGGCACGGCCATGCCCTGGGTGCGCAGTAGCTTGCCAGCCAGGCGTCGGCTCTGGTAGGCCGTGGGCTGGAGGGCACGACAGAAGCCTGACGAGAGGTTGGCTGAGAGGCCAGAGTGGCTGGCCGCAGTGCTGCAGGCAGACTGGACCATGCCCTGGACACTGTCCCAGTGAGAGCCCAGCAGAGACAGCTCCTCACTGACACGCAGTTGGTTCTGGGAGACCGGGCGTCGCAATGCCACAGCCTGGCTGTTGTCAACAGGGGGCACTGTGGAGGCGGAGGATGCTGCTGCTTTTGATGTTGGGACTGCTACCACACACTCTCTCAGAGGCACTAAGTTTCTACCACTCATACTCTcggtcctcttcccctctctctcctctccctgggtcTCGGGTAAGGCCCATTCTGTGGCTTTGGGCTGGCCTAGACTTTCTCTGATTCTAGGGGGGCAGTGTTGGTGGGACCTCTGCTTCGTCCGTGATCGTCTCGGTGGAGTTCTCCATGGCCGTAGGGAACGTGGGAACTAGCTGCTCGAGTGCCAGCAGCTCTGCAGAAGCGGAGGGGGCGTTCTGGAGGCCGTTGGGGATAGGCCCGTTCAGAACGGCTGCCGGTAGCGGGCCCTTCCAGGCAGGTGGTGATGGTATGTAGGCGGGACGGGTAGTGACTGAGGCAGTCCTGGAGTGACTGTCAGCCGTCTGATGTGGCTGTCGAGGGGGAGGAACTGGGGGGTTAGTGGTCTGGGAGAGGGCCTGGTGGAGGAGGGGTGtgagcagggggagaggggggaagtGGGGGTTGCCCTGCTCCAGAGCGATGGgggggaggggctgggtggtgagacagatctcctctctcatctccgccTCCTCGAAGCCCTCTTCCCTCTGCTCCATCTCCACGGGTGTGGTAGGAGGAGTCTGAGTGACAGGCTCCACCTCCGAGTCGTCGCTTTCCAATCCCGTGTCAGGGCTGACGTCCTCGGGGCTGTCGGGTGCGGCCCCTCCTCCTACAGAAGACATAGGCTCCAGGCCATGGGCAGTACGGCCCTCCTGACAGTGCTTGTTGAGGTTGGGGTCGCTGGAGGTGCGGGTGAGGGCCACTCCGTTCTCAAAGGCAGACACCAGGTTGTCCATGGAGCGAGTCTTAGGAAGCCTGCACAGAGGGGTATAAATACAAATCTCAAGTTAATGAGTGGTGGAGCTTCATTAAATCAGGTGACCTTCCCTTCTGtaaccactagagggcaggcagGTGAGCTTCCCTGCTgtaccactagagggcaggcagGTGAGCTTCCCTGCTgtaccactagagggcaggcagGTGACCTTCCCTTCTGTAccacatgtaggtaggggtgaagtgactatgcatagataataaacaacgagtagcagcagtgtactaAACAAATAgagtgtcaatgtaaatagtctgggtggccatttgactcattgtttagcagtcttattattattattattatattattattatattattattattatattattatattattattattattattattattattattattattattattattatattatattatgtcttATGGTTGAGGAGCCTTTTCTAAAAACACTAGAGCTGTAGATACAGAGCCGCACATGCAGTTTTCACCATGAGCCTGTTCATCTTGATTTACCACCACCGTGAGTAAATCCTTAAATCAATAACTCAAATAAATCCTTGAAAAGACAAGAGCTCAAGAGATACAAGGCGATATAATTAAGTCAATGGTTTTACAAATAcactaagagacagagagagaagaatagagagagtggacagagagagagaagaatagagagagtggacagagagagagagagaagaatagagagagtggacagagagagagagagaagaatagagagagtggacagagagagagagaagaatagagagagtggacagagagagagagaagaatagagagagtggacagagagagagagaagaatagagagagtggacagagagagagagaagaatagagagagtggacagagagagagagagaagaatagagagagtggacagagagagagagagaagaatagagagagtggagagagagagagagaagaatagagagagtggacagagagagagagaagaatagagagagtggacagagagagagagaagaatagagagagtggacagagagagagagaagaatagagagagtggacagagagagagagaagaatagagagagtggacagagagagagagaagaatagagagagtggacagagagagagagaagaatagagagagtggacagagagagagagaagaatagagagagtggacagagagagagagaagaatagagagagtggacagagagagagagaagaatagagagagtggacagagagagagagaagaatagagagagtggacagagagagagagaagaatagagagagtggacagagagagagagagagaagaatagagagagtggacagagagagagagaagaatagagagagtggacagagagagagagaagaatagagagagtggacagagagagagagaagaatagagagagtggacagagagagagaagaatagagagagtggacagagagagagaagaatagagagagtggacagagagagagaagaatagagagagtggacagagagagagaagaatagagagagtggacagagagagaagaatagagagagtggacagagagagaagaatagagagagtggacagagagagtggacagagagagtggatagagagagtggacagagagagaagaatagagagagtggatagagagagtggacagagagagaagaatagagagagtggacagagagagagaagaatagagagagtggacagagagagagaagaatagagagagtggacagagagagaagaatagagagagtggacagagagagaagaatagagagagtggacagagagagtggacagagagagtggatagagagagtggacagagagagaagaatagagagagtggatagagagagggacagagagagaagaatagagagagtggacagagagagagagagaagaatagagagagtggacagagagagagaagaatagagagagtagacagagagagaagaatagagagagtggacagagagaagaatagagagagtggacagagagagaagaatataGAGAATGTGGACAGCCCCACCTGTCCAGGGAACGTGAGGTGAGCTCGTCTCCCTGTATGCTGGGGGACAGGTAGAGCTCCATGGCGTCCTCGGCAGAGGTgcagggggaggaggtgggtaggtAGACGGCCGTCCACAGCTGCAGGGCCCGGGTGTGGCACACCGGCTGCAACACCTGGACACAGGGGACAGGTAGgagcagaggtcagaggtcaaaaaaaaaacacaaataacattttgtctctttgtctctttatttaaaatgttgctgatatacactacatgtccacaagtatgtggacagccATTCAAATGAgtgatttggctatttcagccacatctgttgctgacaggtgtataaaagcAAACatacaaccatgcaatctccatagacaaacattggcatgaGAATGGCCCGTACAGAAGAGCTtggtgactttcaacgtggcactctCATAGGTTGCCACCTTTCCACctagtcagttcgtcaaatttctgccctgctagagcttccccggtcaactgctgttattgtgaagacggaaacgtttaggagcaacaacggctacgccgcgaagtggtaggccacacaagctcacaaacgTGACCGCCAAGCGTTGAAGCGCGTAAAAAAAATTGCTTCATTAAATGGGTTttacatggccgagcagccggCTATAGTGgcgtaaagctcgccgccattggactctggagcagtggaaacgcgttctctggagtgatgaatcacgcttcaccatctggcagtccgacggacgaatctgggtttggcggatgccgggagaacgttacctgcccgaatgcatagtgccaactgtaaagtttggtggaggaggaaagaAAGTTTgtttctgaagtgtctgtcctatatctgagagatgtGAGAAAAAAACCCAGGAAATACTTGTGATTAAtatgtatttaaacccttatttttttggttgctactaaacagtctccatatataaTTCCATTCATGTTTTCAACTAgtaccaggggaccttcagaagagtcttgtgaggcctgttcGGCGTTCCTAGAGCAAAACGTGCTGgagagagtctcacctttccaaaGAGGGGTCATATTTTTTTGATACTGTGACATGTGAAGCACACCTGATCCCTCTGTTAATAAccaggacaggagaagagaggagaaaggagaggagaaaggagaggagagagggagaggagaggagaggagaggagaggagagaagagaggagagaagagaggagaggggaggagaggagagagaagagagagaggagaagacaggagaggagaagacaggagaggagaagacaggagagaagacaggagagaagacaggagaggagaagagaggacaggagaggaggacaggagaagagaggagaggagagaggagaggaggacaggagaggagaggagaagagaggaggagaggagaggagaagagaggagaggaggacaggagaggagaggagaggagaggacaggagaggagaggagacagtagtggGTACCATATCATGCCCGGGGATAAAGAGGAAGTTCTGGAAGTTCTTGTTGCCGGAGCGGAGCAGAGACCAGACGGAGCAGGTGCGGTTGTGGATGTTGCGGACCTCTCTCTCCCGCCCGTTGTTACACAGGAACGTCCCGTACAGACACGAGTATGTGTGCTGCACCAGCTTGACCTGGGGAgaagaacaaacacacacacgttaggCCTTTACACATTCCTTAATACAATAACACTCCTAcactactacacagaacacagtaacactcctaaactactacacagtacactcctaaactactacacagaacacagtaacactcctaaactactacacagtacacaataacactcctaaactactacacagtcacagtacgctcctaaactactacacagtacactcctaaactactacacagaacacaataacactcctaaactactacacagaacacagtaacactcctaaactactacacagtacactcctaaactactacacagaacacaataacactcctaaactactacacagtacacagtaacactcctaaactactacacagtaacagtacgctcctaaactactacacagtcacagtacgctcctaaactactacacagaacacagtaacactcctaaactactacacagtacgctcctaaactactacacagaacacagtaccactcctaaactactacacagtacgctcctaaactactacacagaacacagtaacactcctaaactactacacagtacgctcctaaactactacacagtcacagtacgctcctaaactactacacagtcacagtacgctcctaaactactacacagtcacagtacgctcctaaactactacacagtaacagtacgctcctaaactactacacagtaacagtacgctcctaaactactacacagtcacagtacgctcctaaactactacacagtcacagtacgctcctaaactactacacagtaacactacgctcctaaactactacacagaacacagtaacactcctaaactactacacagaacacagtaacactcctaaactactacacagaacacagtaacactcctaaactactacacagtacgctcctaaactactacacagtaacagtacgctcctaaactactacacagtcacagtacgctcctaaactactacacagtcacagtacgctcctaaactactacacagtaacagtatgctcctaaactactacacagaacacagtcacagtatgctcctaaactactacacagaacacagtaacagtatgctcctaaactactacacagaacacagtacgctcctaaactactacacagaacacagtacgctcctaaactactacacagtcacagtagctcctaaactactacacagaacacagtcacagtacgctcctaaactactacacagaacacagtacgctcctaaactactacacagtcacagtacgctcctaaactactacacagtcacagtacgctcctaaactactacacagtcacagtacgctcctaaactactacacagtacacagtacgctcctaaactactacacagaacacagtcacagtacgctcctaaactacacagtcacagtagctcctaaactactacacagaacaGTTACAGTAGCTCTTAAAatactacacagaacacagtcacagtacgctcctaaactactacacagtcacagtagctcctaaactactacacagaacacagtaacagtatgctcctaaactactacacagaacacagtatgctcctaaactactacacagaacacagtaacagtatgctcctaaactactacacagaacacagtatgctcctaaactactacacagaacacagtaacagtacgctcctaaactactgcACAGtacacagtcacagtacgctcctaaactactacacagtacacagtacgctcctaaactactacacagaacacagtcacagtacgctcctaaactactacacagaacacagtcacagtacgctcctaaactactacacagtacacagtacgctcctaaactactacacagtacacagtacgctcctaaactactacacagtacgctcctaaactactacacagtacgctcctaaactactacacagaacacagtacgctcctaaactactacacagtacacagtcacagtacgctcctaaactactacacagaacacagtcacagtacgctcctaaactactacacagtacacagtacgctcctaaactactacacagaacacagtaacactcctaaactactacacagtacgctcctaaactactacacagaacacagtaccactcctaaactactacacagtacgctcctaaactactacacagaacacagtacgctcctaaactactacacagtacgctcctaaaccactacacagtacacagccacagtacgctcctaaactactacacagtaacagtacgctcctaaactactacacagtcacagtacgctcctaaactactacacagtacacagccacagtacgctcctaaactactacacagtaagctcctaaactactacacagaacacagtacgctcctaaactactacacagtacgctcctaaactactacacagtaacagtacgctcctaaactactacacagtacgctcctaaactactaaacagtacgctcctaaactacttcacagtcacagtacgctcctaaactactacacagtacacagtcacagtacgctcctaaactactacacagtacacagtcacagtacgctcctaaactactacacagaacacaatcacagtacgctcctaaactactacacagtcacagtaacattccaaaactactacacagtcacagtacgctcctaaactactacacagtcacagtacgcccctaaactactacacagtaacagtacgctcctaaactactacacagtaacagtacgctcctaaactactacacagaacacagtcacagtacgctcctaaactacacagtcacagtagctcctaaactactacacagtcacagtagctcctaaactactacacagaacacaatcacagtacgctcctaaactactacacagtcacagtagctcctaaactactacacagtcacagtatgctcctaaactactacacagaacacagtcacagtacgctcctaaactactacacagtaacagtacgctcctaaactactacacagtcacagtacgctcctaaacagaacacagtcacagtacgctcctaaactagtacacagaacacagtcacagtacgctcctaaactactacacagaacacagtcacagtacgctcctaaactactacacagtgcacattacgctcctaaactactacacagtcacagtacgctcctaaactactacacagtacacagtcacagtacgctcctaaactactacacagaacacagtcacagtacgctcctaaactactacacagaacacagtaacagtacgctcctaaactactacacagaacacagtaacagtacgctcctaaactactacacagaacacagtcacagtacgctcctaaactactacacagtcacagtacgctcctaaactactacacagaacacagtcacagtacgctcctaaactactacacagaacacagtcacagtacgctcctaaactactacacagaacagtcacagtacgctcctaaactactacacagtacacagtacgctcctaaactactacacagtcacagtacgctcctaaactactacacagtacacagtcacagtacgctcctaaactactacacagaacacagtcacagtacgctcctaaactactacacagtcacagtacgctcctaaactactacacagaacacagtcacagtacgctcctaaactactacacagaacacagtcacagtacgctcctaaactactacacagaacagtcacagtacgctcctaaactactacacagtacacagtacgctcctaaactactacacagtcacagtacgctcctaaactactacacagtacacagtcacagtacgctcctaaactactacacagtacacagtcacagtacgctcctaaactactacacagtacgctcctaaactactacacagtcacagtacgctcctaaactactacacagtacgctcctaaactactacacagtaacagtacgctcctaaactactacacagtaacagtacgctcctaaactactacacagtaacagtacgctcctaaactactacacagtcacagtaacactcctaaactactacacagtaacagtacgctcctaaactactacacagtacacagtacgctcctaaactactacacagaacacagtcacagtagctcctaaactactacacagaacacagtcacagtacgctcctaaactactacaca
The Oncorhynchus keta strain PuntledgeMale-10-30-2019 chromosome 11, Oket_V2, whole genome shotgun sequence genome window above contains:
- the LOC127933039 gene encoding myotubularin-related protein 4-like, producing the protein MSGRNLVPLRECVVAVPTSKAAASSASTVPPVDNSQAVALRRPVSQNQLRVSEELSLLGSHWDSVQGMVQSACSTAASHSGLSANLSSGFCRALQPTAYQSRRLAGKLLRTQGMAVPNGGWQYGRREREVRSSAPAPVGSSPVKSGSSWLSAVRSSSGYAAIMGPTTTSSPPTFSTCQLLPTSPCSSASPQPHPAYLDDDGLPVPVDAVQQRLRQMEAGYKQEVEVLRSQVRQLQMRLERKQYSTPPSEPDVDYEDDITCLRESDDSDEEDSLSDHSEDRFSEGSWDRVEQKDTEVTRWVPDHMASHCFNCDCEFWMAKRRHHCRNCGNVFCKDCCHLKLPIPDQQLYDPVLVCNVCCDLLLEARNREICSQQLKKPIATASS